Sequence from the Exiguobacterium aurantiacum genome:
TGACGCTAAACCTGAATTAACTGTTAATGATATGTACCCTATTTATAAGAGAACTAACAAAAAAAGCATGAGAAAACTGTTCCGTTCTCCCATGCTTTCCAGCAGTTACAATTTTATAATCTTTGCATTTGATTTTAGGGCCGCTTGGACCGTACGATAGGTAGAGTATCCGGTCTGTTCGTCGTGCACGGCGCTCAGTTGTTTTTCTTCTGATTTCGATGTCACGATTTGTTTGAACGACCGATACGCATCCAAAAACGTTTCGCGGTCGACA
This genomic interval carries:
- a CDS encoding UPF0223 family protein; this encodes MQINYPINPDWTTDELIEVVEFYNQVALANEGGVDRETFLDAYRSFKQIVTSKSEEKQLSAVHDEQTGYSTYRTVQAALKSNAKIIKL